One Halobaculum roseum DNA segment encodes these proteins:
- a CDS encoding DUF7110 family protein: protein MSGRVYRLHSTLELPLEDLQDHFASDPELPEGVEDVDITRRNNTLILKAVSDDESIGKYTPTAQLKASVSETRVYEEEPPRTGGGWMQEEEEEIPSELVEFACFKGDRETVLQNTALQYQMFLVLREIALLSEKGTLTAITEVDEELHAHRIVEGEERPASVEVVETPNRDAEKGGVEWRDNKFIS, encoded by the coding sequence ATGTCAGGCCGCGTATACCGACTTCACTCGACGCTCGAACTGCCACTGGAAGACCTACAGGACCACTTCGCGTCCGACCCGGAACTCCCGGAGGGCGTCGAGGACGTCGACATCACACGCCGGAACAACACGCTGATCCTGAAGGCGGTATCGGACGACGAATCGATCGGCAAGTACACCCCGACCGCACAGCTGAAGGCGAGCGTCTCCGAGACGCGCGTGTACGAGGAGGAGCCGCCCCGTACCGGCGGCGGCTGGATGCAGGAGGAGGAGGAGGAGATCCCCTCAGAACTCGTCGAGTTCGCCTGCTTCAAGGGCGACCGCGAGACGGTGTTGCAGAACACCGCGCTGCAGTATCAGATGTTCCTCGTGCTCCGCGAGATCGCGCTGCTGTCGGAGAAGGGGACGCTCACCGCGATCACCGAGGTCGACGAGGAGCTGCACGCCCACCGCATCGTCGAGGGCGAGGAGCGCCCCGCCAGCGTCGAGGTCGTCGAGACCCCGAACCGCGACGCCGAGAAGGGCGGCGTCGAGTGGCGGGACAACAAGTTCATCAGCTGA
- a CDS encoding phosphoadenosine phosphosulfate reductase family protein, whose product MADSQQQFPDYLDVDYTAGEGEEPGDYPSIEHKLEKALEVVETGLREYDNPAVMWTGGKDSTLTLYFVKEVVEQHDELELPVTVFIDHYQHFDELMDFVRHWADEWDLEVKWARNTDVGEYVDENGLEPGDDIPVEALSEHNRHHIRNILEYEEDTFPFLLDTYVGNHLLKTVALNDTLESEEIDGIISGIRWDEQEARADETFFSPRHDPEIYPPHDRIQPILQFKEADVWDAFWYFVVPETVEGYPEDGYVPQGFDDLPEGIEIEDIPVSPKYFAGFRSLGSEISTDKSAEEPAWLQDMENTTERAGRAQDKEDLMERLRDLGYM is encoded by the coding sequence ATGGCCGACTCACAACAGCAGTTCCCGGACTATCTGGACGTGGACTACACCGCCGGCGAGGGCGAGGAGCCCGGCGACTACCCCAGTATCGAGCACAAGCTCGAGAAGGCGCTGGAGGTCGTCGAGACCGGCCTTCGCGAGTACGACAACCCCGCGGTGATGTGGACCGGCGGGAAGGACTCGACGCTGACGCTGTACTTCGTGAAGGAGGTCGTCGAGCAGCACGACGAGCTGGAGCTGCCGGTGACGGTGTTCATCGACCACTACCAGCACTTCGACGAGCTGATGGACTTCGTTCGCCACTGGGCCGACGAGTGGGACCTCGAGGTCAAGTGGGCCCGCAACACCGACGTGGGCGAGTACGTCGACGAGAACGGGCTGGAGCCGGGCGACGACATCCCGGTGGAGGCGCTCTCCGAGCACAACCGGCACCACATCCGGAACATCCTGGAGTACGAGGAGGACACGTTCCCGTTCCTGCTGGACACGTACGTCGGCAACCACCTGCTGAAGACGGTCGCGCTCAACGACACGCTGGAGTCCGAGGAGATCGACGGCATCATCTCGGGCATCCGCTGGGACGAGCAGGAGGCCCGCGCCGACGAGACGTTCTTCTCGCCGCGCCACGACCCGGAGATCTACCCGCCGCACGACCGCATTCAGCCGATCCTCCAGTTCAAGGAGGCCGACGTGTGGGACGCCTTCTGGTACTTCGTCGTGCCGGAGACGGTGGAGGGCTACCCCGAGGACGGCTACGTCCCGCAGGGGTTCGACGACCTGCCGGAGGGCATCGAGATCGAGGACATCCCCGTCTCGCCGAAGTACTTCGCTGGCTTCCGCTCGCTGGGCTCGGAGATCTCGACGGACAAGTCCGCCGAGGAGCCCGCCTGGCTGCAGGACATGGAGAACACGACCGAGCGCGCCGGCCGCGCCCAGGACAAGGAGGACCTGATGGAGCGCCTCCGCGACCTGGGCTACATGTGA